The following are from one region of the Staphylococcus schleiferi genome:
- a CDS encoding S66 peptidase family protein, whose product MLNKPEKLQKGDTIAIVSPSSGLAGEPNIQWRTQQGIENIKTLGYRVKVMEQALNTIEWNYNHPKERAETLTSAFKDPEVKAILCTIGGKESARIIPYLDDEIIQAHPKIFIGYSDITPLHLHLNQLGIVSFYGPALLTDFAENVALDDYTLDHMFDVISKAEPFGKLATSDYVRIFGLRWDEENKNIARETKKNESYILVNGEGNVSGDLIGGCFESLDHLRGSQYFPKLEQFDGKILFLENSEVNIEPWAFEDTFRSFGYMGIFDRIEGIILGRPQNGIYQNEYHQIIQSILKEFQQEDLPVIGNASFGHNEPKCTIPYGVKASISTSPLTFSIDEAAVSE is encoded by the coding sequence ATGCTGAACAAACCAGAGAAGCTACAAAAAGGGGATACAATTGCGATTGTTTCCCCGTCTTCTGGCCTTGCGGGTGAGCCGAATATTCAATGGCGTACACAACAAGGTATAGAGAATATCAAAACTTTAGGTTATCGCGTTAAAGTTATGGAACAAGCGCTTAATACGATTGAATGGAACTACAATCATCCAAAAGAACGTGCAGAGACACTGACATCGGCGTTTAAAGATCCAGAAGTAAAAGCCATACTTTGTACGATTGGGGGTAAAGAATCAGCAAGAATTATCCCATACTTAGATGATGAAATCATTCAAGCGCATCCTAAGATTTTTATAGGTTACTCAGATATCACACCACTTCATTTGCATTTAAACCAATTAGGAATCGTTAGCTTTTATGGTCCAGCGTTGCTCACGGACTTTGCAGAAAATGTAGCGCTTGATGACTATACGCTTGATCATATGTTTGATGTCATTTCTAAAGCGGAGCCATTTGGAAAGTTGGCCACGTCGGATTATGTGCGGATTTTTGGCTTGAGATGGGATGAAGAAAATAAAAATATCGCGCGTGAAACAAAGAAAAATGAAAGTTACATATTAGTGAACGGCGAGGGTAACGTTTCTGGAGACCTGATCGGCGGTTGTTTTGAATCATTAGACCACCTCAGAGGTTCACAGTATTTTCCAAAACTTGAACAGTTTGACGGCAAGATTTTGTTTTTAGAAAACTCTGAAGTTAATATTGAACCGTGGGCTTTTGAAGATACTTTTCGTTCTTTTGGATACATGGGCATATTTGATCGTATTGAAGGGATTATATTGGGACGTCCTCAAAATGGAATATATCAAAATGAATATCACCAAATTATTCAAAGCATTTTAAAAGAATTTCAGCAAGAGGATTTACCGGTCATCGGTAACGCTAGTTTTGGTCACAATGAACCTAAATGTACGATTCCATACGGTGTTAAAGCATCAATAAGTACATCTCCTTTAACATTTAGTATTGATGAAGCGGCTGTAAGTGAATAA
- a CDS encoding RicAFT regulatory complex protein RicA family protein encodes MYSKESILEAAKALGQAFQSLDTIQDYRRIETQIHQNEQIAQHMSELKQNQKQSVNLQNYNKPNAYARSEAKIDQIRTTIDDIPIVNEFRTAQQEANELLHLVVDTISTRIESSTDD; translated from the coding sequence ATGTATTCAAAAGAGTCGATTTTGGAAGCTGCTAAAGCATTGGGTCAGGCATTTCAATCTTTAGATACAATTCAAGATTATAGACGCATTGAAACACAAATTCATCAAAATGAACAGATTGCACAGCACATGTCAGAGTTGAAGCAGAATCAAAAGCAGTCTGTAAATCTACAAAACTATAATAAGCCGAATGCCTATGCACGTTCTGAAGCGAAGATAGATCAAATTAGAACGACAATAGATGATATCCCTATTGTCAATGAGTTTAGAACAGCACAGCAAGAGGCAAATGAGTTGCTCCATCTCGTTGTAGACACAATATCAACGCGAATTGAAAGTTCAACTGATGACTGA
- the mutS gene encoding DNA mismatch repair protein MutS, giving the protein MANVTPMMKQYLNIKAQHQDALLFFRLGDFYEMFYDDAITASRVLEITLTKRDAKKENPIPMAGVPYHSADSYIETLIQNGFKVAICEQMEDPRQVKGMVKREVVRVITPGTVMEKGGVEDTRNNYILSFIHNEDGYGLSYCDVSTGELKVTHFEDESTLVNEVTTIQPNEIVVTQPLSETLKRQLSMITETVTVVERISDVQYAVNQLSDPSKFQAVQVLLDYIYDTQKRDMSHIENVIEYQALDYMKMDFYAKRNLELTESIRLKSKKGTLLWLMDKTKTPMGARRLKQWIDRPLIQRNEITKRHDAVDQFLQYFIERDTLRNYLTEVYDIERLVGRVSFGNVNAKDLIQLKHSIAQIPSIKALLQTIEHEAIAHFNALEPLDDLLQLLEDSLVNEPPLSVKEGGLFKSGFNEELDQYLDASKNGKQWLAELQAKERERTGIKSLKISFNKVFGYYIEITRANLTQFNPAEFGYERKQTLSNAERFITDELKEKEAVILGAQDKAIELEYQLFVALREKVKTYTERLQQQAKIISEIDCLQSFAEIAQQYNYVRPQFSTDKTLVLKDSRHPVVERVMDYNDYVPNDCELNQSQFIYLITGPNMSGKSTYMRQVAIISIMAQMGAFVPCESAILPIFDQIFTRIGAADDLVSGKSTFMVEMLEAQKALKYATPDSLIIFDEIGRGTSTYDGLALAQAMIEYVAETSQAKTLFSTHYHELTELEQALPSLKNVHVAADEYQGELIFLHKVKDGAVANSYGIQVAQLADLPKQVIDRAQVILDAFEAKEQAAIKSEANAEKTVEFTNQSLETPKQVTSQQHSDAKPQFEQPVFDLFESEAQNSEVELEIKQMNLSQMTPIEALVKLSELQNRLQ; this is encoded by the coding sequence ATGGCAAATGTTACACCAATGATGAAACAATATTTAAATATTAAAGCGCAACATCAAGATGCGTTGCTCTTTTTTCGACTTGGTGATTTTTATGAGATGTTTTATGATGATGCAATTACTGCCTCTCGCGTCCTTGAAATCACGTTAACGAAACGTGATGCTAAAAAAGAAAATCCTATTCCAATGGCAGGCGTTCCATATCATTCTGCGGATAGTTATATTGAAACGTTAATACAAAATGGTTTTAAAGTGGCTATATGCGAACAAATGGAAGATCCAAGACAAGTCAAAGGCATGGTTAAAAGAGAAGTTGTACGTGTGATTACGCCAGGTACAGTGATGGAAAAAGGTGGCGTAGAGGATACACGTAACAACTATATTTTAAGTTTTATCCATAATGAAGATGGCTATGGGCTCAGTTATTGTGATGTTTCGACTGGTGAATTAAAAGTGACACACTTTGAAGATGAAAGTACGCTTGTAAACGAAGTGACGACCATTCAACCTAACGAAATTGTTGTCACTCAACCTCTATCAGAAACACTTAAACGTCAATTAAGCATGATTACAGAAACAGTTACAGTTGTTGAACGTATTTCGGATGTGCAATATGCTGTTAATCAGTTGTCTGATCCAAGTAAGTTTCAGGCAGTGCAAGTGTTATTAGATTATATATACGATACGCAAAAAAGAGATATGTCGCATATTGAGAATGTGATTGAATACCAAGCGTTAGATTATATGAAAATGGATTTTTATGCTAAGAGAAATCTCGAATTAACTGAAAGTATTCGACTTAAATCAAAAAAAGGGACATTGCTTTGGTTAATGGATAAGACCAAAACCCCTATGGGCGCAAGACGTTTGAAACAATGGATTGATCGACCTCTTATTCAGCGAAATGAAATAACAAAACGTCATGATGCCGTCGATCAATTTTTACAATATTTTATCGAGAGAGACACTTTACGCAACTATTTAACAGAAGTTTACGATATCGAACGATTAGTCGGTCGCGTAAGTTTTGGTAATGTGAACGCAAAAGATTTAATACAACTCAAGCATTCGATTGCACAAATTCCTTCTATAAAAGCACTCTTACAAACTATTGAACATGAAGCGATTGCACATTTTAATGCGTTAGAACCGCTAGATGACCTTTTACAATTGTTAGAAGATAGTTTAGTGAATGAACCTCCGTTATCTGTCAAAGAAGGTGGCCTTTTTAAATCAGGATTTAACGAAGAATTAGATCAATATTTAGATGCTTCAAAAAATGGAAAACAGTGGTTAGCTGAATTACAAGCGAAAGAACGTGAGCGAACAGGGATTAAATCTTTGAAAATAAGCTTTAATAAAGTGTTTGGTTACTATATTGAAATTACACGTGCCAATTTGACGCAATTTAATCCAGCTGAATTTGGCTATGAACGAAAACAAACATTATCCAATGCTGAAAGATTTATCACTGATGAATTAAAAGAAAAAGAAGCTGTGATTTTGGGTGCTCAAGATAAAGCAATCGAGCTCGAATATCAATTGTTTGTAGCGCTTCGTGAAAAAGTAAAAACATATACAGAACGTTTGCAACAACAAGCTAAAATTATATCTGAAATTGATTGCTTGCAAAGTTTTGCAGAGATAGCGCAACAATATAATTATGTCCGACCGCAATTCAGCACAGACAAAACATTAGTTTTAAAAGATTCACGTCATCCAGTTGTTGAGCGTGTGATGGATTATAATGATTATGTACCAAATGATTGTGAATTAAATCAGTCACAATTTATCTATTTGATTACAGGGCCTAATATGTCAGGTAAATCAACCTATATGCGTCAAGTGGCGATTATAAGTATTATGGCACAAATGGGGGCTTTTGTTCCTTGTGAATCTGCGATACTCCCTATTTTCGATCAGATTTTCACAAGAATTGGTGCTGCAGATGATCTTGTATCTGGGAAAAGTACGTTCATGGTTGAAATGTTAGAGGCACAAAAAGCACTCAAATATGCCACACCAGATAGTTTAATTATATTTGATGAAATCGGTAGAGGTACTTCAACTTATGACGGTCTTGCGTTGGCTCAAGCTATGATTGAATATGTTGCGGAAACATCTCAAGCGAAAACTTTATTTTCAACGCACTATCATGAACTGACAGAATTGGAACAAGCACTTCCAAGCTTGAAGAATGTGCATGTCGCTGCAGATGAATATCAAGGTGAGCTTATCTTCTTACACAAAGTTAAAGATGGGGCTGTTGCAAATAGTTATGGGATTCAAGTCGCACAATTAGCCGACCTACCTAAACAAGTGATTGACCGTGCGCAAGTTATTTTAGATGCATTTGAAGCGAAAGAACAAGCCGCGATTAAATCAGAAGCAAATGCTGAAAAAACGGTTGAATTCACAAACCAAAGTCTTGAAACACCTAAACAAGTAACGTCACAGCAACATTCAGATGCAAAGCCCCAATTCGAACAACCTGTTTTCGATTTATTTGAATCAGAAGCACAAAATAGCGAAGTTGAACTTGAAATTAAACAAATGAATTTATCGCAAATGACCCCAATTGAAGCATTAGTTAAGCTCAGTGAACTTCAAAATAGATTACAGTAG
- the mutL gene encoding DNA mismatch repair endonuclease MutL has protein sequence MGKIKTLQTSLANKIAAGEVVERPSSVVKELLENSIDAGATEINIEVLESGVSSIRVVDNGSGILADDLGLVFHRHATSKLQEDDDLFHIRTLGFRGEALASIASVAKVTLQTSTDGINGYEVYAEEGAILKEKPAKARKGTDIRVDSLFYNTPARLKYIKSLYTELGKITDIVNRMAMSHPHIRLSLKNDGKTILQTNGSGRTNEVMAEIYGMKVARDLVHIEGETSDYRISGYVAKPEHSRSNRHYMSIFINGRYIKNFLLNKAVQEGYHTLMMIGRYPIVYINIDMDPVLVDVNVHPTKLEVRLSKEDQLFDLIVNKIREAFKDKVLIPQNDLKQKYAPKKVLEQFEQQKMAFDQQVQQHEKHETTDKDEVQPSPPHFEVKEEANHFTASNEPSSANHSVHSDDNFEAEQKAILNELDRHQAVVPPSFAESPTQSQDDALPHDVPQKPKRRVPYMEVVGQVHGTYIIAQNDQGMYLIDQHAAQERIKYEYFRDKIGEVENENQNLLIPITFNFSKDEQLIIEQYRDTLKEAGIFLEPFGGYDYIVNSYPVWFPSEQVEEIIKDIIEYVIQHKKIDIAKFREEAAIMMSCKKSIKANHYLKINEMADLIQQLGEMEDPFTCPHGRPVIINFSNYELERLFKRIQ, from the coding sequence ATGGGAAAAATAAAAACGCTACAAACGTCTTTAGCAAATAAAATTGCTGCAGGTGAAGTAGTGGAACGTCCGAGCTCTGTTGTGAAAGAATTATTAGAAAACAGTATTGATGCAGGTGCAACTGAAATTAATATTGAAGTTTTAGAGTCAGGTGTATCTTCTATTCGAGTTGTGGATAATGGTTCCGGCATATTAGCGGATGATTTAGGACTTGTATTTCATCGCCATGCAACAAGTAAATTACAAGAAGATGATGATTTATTCCATATTAGAACGTTAGGTTTCCGTGGCGAAGCACTCGCAAGTATTGCTTCAGTTGCAAAAGTCACATTACAAACGTCTACGGATGGTATTAATGGTTACGAAGTGTATGCTGAAGAAGGTGCCATACTGAAAGAAAAGCCAGCGAAAGCGCGTAAAGGTACAGACATTCGTGTAGACTCACTATTTTATAACACGCCAGCAAGACTAAAATATATTAAAAGTCTCTACACGGAATTAGGGAAAATAACAGATATTGTGAATCGAATGGCGATGAGCCACCCACATATTCGTCTTTCGCTTAAAAATGATGGTAAGACCATTCTCCAAACGAATGGCTCAGGACGAACAAATGAAGTGATGGCAGAAATATACGGAATGAAAGTAGCGCGTGATTTAGTGCATATTGAAGGCGAAACAAGTGACTATCGTATTTCGGGTTACGTTGCAAAACCTGAACACTCAAGAAGCAATCGGCATTATATGTCGATATTTATCAACGGTAGATATATTAAAAACTTTTTATTAAATAAAGCTGTTCAAGAAGGCTACCACACATTAATGATGATCGGTCGATATCCAATTGTTTATATCAATATTGATATGGATCCCGTTTTAGTCGATGTGAATGTGCACCCTACGAAATTGGAAGTGCGATTATCTAAAGAGGATCAGTTGTTTGATCTCATTGTGAATAAAATACGTGAGGCTTTTAAAGATAAGGTACTCATACCTCAAAATGATTTAAAACAAAAATATGCCCCTAAAAAGGTACTTGAACAATTTGAGCAACAAAAAATGGCTTTTGATCAGCAAGTGCAACAACATGAGAAGCATGAAACAACGGATAAAGATGAAGTACAACCGTCGCCACCACATTTCGAGGTTAAAGAAGAAGCGAATCACTTTACAGCTTCAAATGAACCGTCATCAGCCAATCATTCAGTACATTCAGATGACAATTTTGAAGCAGAACAAAAAGCGATTTTAAATGAACTTGATCGTCATCAAGCTGTAGTGCCTCCATCGTTCGCTGAGTCACCAACTCAAAGTCAAGATGATGCATTACCTCATGACGTACCTCAAAAACCTAAAAGACGCGTGCCTTATATGGAAGTTGTAGGACAAGTACATGGCACATATATTATTGCTCAAAATGATCAAGGCATGTATTTAATTGATCAACATGCCGCACAAGAACGGATAAAGTATGAGTATTTTAGAGATAAAATTGGAGAAGTGGAAAATGAAAACCAAAATCTTCTCATTCCAATCACATTTAACTTTTCAAAAGATGAACAGTTAATTATTGAGCAATATCGTGATACATTAAAAGAGGCAGGTATCTTTTTAGAACCTTTTGGTGGATATGATTATATTGTGAATAGTTATCCAGTTTGGTTCCCAAGTGAGCAAGTTGAAGAAATCATTAAAGATATTATCGAATATGTGATTCAACACAAGAAGATTGACATTGCAAAGTTTAGAGAAGAAGCTGCGATAATGATGAGTTGTAAAAAGTCGATTAAAGCCAATCATTATTTAAAAATAAATGAGATGGCAGATTTAATCCAACAATTAGGGGAAATGGAAGACCCATTTACATGCCCGCATGGAAGACCTGTGATTATCAACTTTAGTAATTATGAATTAGAGCGTCTGTTTAAGAGAATTCAATAA
- a CDS encoding MIP/aquaporin family protein — protein MNVYLAEFFGTALLLLMGGGVCANVNLKKTNGNGADWIVIAIGWGLGVTLGVYAVGQFSNAHLNPAVTLAFAMNGDFPWSQVPGYIIAQMLGGILGGVLTWLMYLPHWRATEDKATKLGVFSTAPALKNYTANFISEIIGTAVLTSGLLYIGANKFSEGLNPLIVGALIVAIGVSLGGTTGYAINPARDLGPRIAHAILPIHGKGDSGWGYAIVPVLGPLVGGMVGTVVYRLIFKGAFDVWTIVTIIVLVLTLLLGAALNKKSPQDEIAKI, from the coding sequence ATGAATGTTTATTTAGCTGAATTTTTCGGTACTGCACTACTTCTACTCATGGGGGGCGGTGTATGTGCCAACGTCAATTTGAAAAAAACAAACGGTAATGGTGCCGATTGGATTGTCATTGCTATTGGATGGGGACTTGGTGTGACGCTAGGTGTCTATGCCGTTGGTCAATTTTCAAATGCACATCTTAACCCAGCAGTGACACTTGCATTTGCAATGAATGGTGATTTCCCATGGTCACAAGTTCCTGGTTACATCATTGCGCAAATGCTTGGTGGTATTTTAGGTGGCGTGTTGACATGGTTAATGTATTTACCACATTGGCGTGCAACTGAAGATAAAGCAACAAAATTAGGCGTCTTTTCAACTGCGCCTGCACTTAAAAACTATACTGCAAACTTTATTTCAGAGATTATTGGTACTGCAGTTTTAACTTCAGGTCTTTTATACATCGGGGCAAATAAGTTCTCTGAAGGATTAAACCCATTAATCGTTGGTGCTTTGATTGTAGCAATTGGTGTCAGCTTAGGTGGTACAACAGGCTATGCAATTAATCCTGCTCGTGACTTAGGACCACGTATCGCACATGCTATTTTACCAATCCATGGTAAAGGTGACAGCGGTTGGGGTTACGCAATTGTACCTGTGTTAGGACCATTGGTTGGTGGTATGGTAGGTACAGTCGTATATCGCTTAATTTTTAAAGGCGCATTTGATGTTTGGACAATTGTAACGATTATCGTATTAGTTTTAACATTATTACTTGGTGCGGCATTAAATAAAAAATCGCCACAAGATGAAATTGCTAAAATCTAA
- the thiW gene encoding energy coupling factor transporter S component ThiW, which translates to MNTRKLTLTALFVAVNVVLSSVIVIPIGPIKAAPVQHFINVLSVVLVGPWYGLAQAFLSSSIRVLFGTGTPFAFPGSMIGVLLASLFYYVNRHLFVAAIGEVIGTGIIGSLFCIPIAWILHLDYFLIKPLMAAFITSSLIGASISYILLLVLKRRGLLAYLKLDKNKRRLK; encoded by the coding sequence GTGAATACACGTAAATTGACACTGACAGCATTATTTGTGGCCGTTAATGTAGTGTTGAGTTCAGTAATTGTCATCCCCATTGGTCCGATTAAAGCAGCACCAGTTCAGCATTTTATCAATGTTTTGAGCGTTGTTTTAGTTGGACCATGGTACGGGCTGGCCCAAGCCTTCCTTTCTTCAAGCATTCGTGTATTGTTTGGAACAGGTACGCCGTTTGCGTTTCCTGGGAGTATGATTGGCGTTTTGCTAGCGAGCTTGTTTTATTATGTAAATCGGCACTTATTTGTTGCGGCGATAGGAGAAGTGATTGGTACAGGCATTATTGGGAGTTTGTTCTGTATTCCAATTGCGTGGATACTCCACTTAGATTATTTTCTCATTAAACCGTTAATGGCTGCATTTATTACATCGAGTTTGATTGGTGCAAGTATTAGTTACATTCTTTTACTTGTACTTAAGCGGCGAGGTTTATTAGCATACTTAAAATTAGATAAAAATAAAAGAAGATTAAAATAA
- the glpK gene encoding glycerol kinase GlpK yields the protein MGNYILSIDQGTTSSRAILFNENGEIAGIAQREFKQHFPKGGWVEHDANEIWTSVLSVMASVLNENNVSASQIKGIGITNQRETTVVWDKNTGRPIYNAIVWQSRQTQHICDELKNAGHEETFRNKTGLLLDPYFSGTKVKWILDKVEGAREKAEKGDVLFGTIDSWLVWKLSGGRTHVTDYSNASRTLMYNIHDLQWDDELLEILDVPKAMLPEVKPSSEVYCETIDYHFFGQKVPIAGIAGDQQAALFGQACFERGDVKNTYGTGGFMLMNTGEEAVVSDNGLLTTIAYGIDGKVNYALEGSIFVSGSAIQWLRDGLRMINSAPQSEDYAKRVDSTEGVYVVPAFVGLGTPYWDSEARGAIFGITRGTEKEHFIRATLESLCYQTRDVIEAMAQDSGIDVNTLRVDGGAVKNNFLMQFQADLVNINVERPEINETTALGAAYLAGIATGFWKDKSEISRQWKLEKSFDPTMDEKESNRLYKGWKKAVEATQVFKLDEE from the coding sequence ATGGGAAACTATATCTTATCGATTGATCAGGGGACAACAAGTTCTAGAGCAATCTTATTTAACGAAAATGGGGAAATCGCAGGCATAGCACAGCGTGAGTTTAAACAACATTTTCCTAAAGGCGGATGGGTAGAGCATGATGCCAACGAAATTTGGACATCAGTTTTATCAGTGATGGCATCTGTTTTAAACGAAAATAACGTATCGGCATCACAAATTAAAGGGATTGGTATCACAAACCAACGTGAAACAACTGTCGTTTGGGATAAAAACACAGGCCGTCCAATCTACAATGCGATTGTTTGGCAGTCACGTCAAACACAACATATTTGTGATGAATTAAAGAACGCTGGTCATGAAGAAACGTTTAGAAACAAAACTGGTTTATTATTAGACCCTTATTTTTCAGGAACTAAAGTTAAATGGATACTTGATAAAGTTGAAGGTGCACGTGAAAAAGCTGAAAAAGGCGATGTTTTGTTCGGAACAATTGATTCATGGTTAGTTTGGAAACTTTCTGGTGGTAGAACGCATGTAACAGACTATTCCAACGCAAGTCGTACATTAATGTATAACATCCATGATTTACAATGGGATGACGAATTGCTTGAAATTTTAGATGTACCTAAAGCAATGTTACCTGAAGTTAAACCATCAAGTGAAGTGTATTGCGAAACAATCGATTATCACTTCTTTGGTCAAAAAGTACCAATTGCTGGTATTGCGGGTGACCAACAAGCTGCACTATTCGGACAAGCATGTTTCGAACGCGGTGATGTGAAAAACACATACGGCACAGGTGGTTTCATGCTTATGAATACAGGTGAGGAAGCAGTTGTATCTGATAATGGATTGTTAACAACGATTGCTTATGGAATTGATGGTAAAGTCAATTACGCATTAGAAGGTTCAATCTTCGTATCAGGTTCAGCCATTCAATGGTTAAGAGATGGTCTCCGAATGATTAACTCGGCTCCGCAATCAGAAGATTATGCTAAACGTGTTGATTCTACAGAAGGTGTCTATGTTGTACCTGCATTTGTTGGTTTAGGTACACCTTATTGGGATTCTGAAGCACGTGGTGCGATTTTCGGTATTACGAGAGGTACAGAAAAAGAGCATTTCATTAGAGCTACTTTAGAGTCTTTATGTTACCAAACTCGTGACGTAATTGAAGCGATGGCACAAGACTCTGGTATTGATGTAAACACTTTACGTGTTGACGGTGGCGCAGTTAAAAATAATTTCTTAATGCAATTCCAAGCCGACTTAGTCAACATCAATGTTGAACGACCAGAAATTAATGAAACAACAGCATTAGGTGCTGCTTATTTAGCTGGTATTGCTACAGGATTCTGGAAAGATAAATCAGAAATTAGTCGTCAATGGAAACTTGAAAAATCATTTGATCCGACGATGGATGAGAAAGAAAGTAATCGTTTGTACAAAGGTTGGAAAAAAGCAGTTGAAGCCACTCAAGTTTTCAAATTAGACGAAGAATAA
- a CDS encoding glycerol-3-phosphate responsive antiterminator, with the protein MKKHILPAIRSMRDLERLFKTDYKKCVILDTHIGHLKGMTQLIKEHELQPFMHIDLIKGMSHDEFACEYIIQTYKPKGIVSTKTKVIKKAKALGVVTIFRVFVIDSHALQRSIDLIQRIEPDYVEVLPGIADKVIQEIHEKTGTTVIAGGLINTEEEIENAINSGAAYVTTSDASLW; encoded by the coding sequence ATGAAAAAACATATTTTACCAGCAATTCGTTCGATGAGAGATTTAGAAAGATTGTTTAAAACAGATTATAAAAAATGTGTCATTCTTGATACACATATTGGTCATTTGAAAGGCATGACGCAATTAATTAAAGAGCATGAACTGCAACCTTTTATGCACATCGATCTCATTAAAGGGATGAGTCATGATGAATTTGCATGTGAATATATTATTCAAACTTATAAACCTAAAGGGATTGTATCAACTAAAACTAAAGTGATTAAAAAGGCAAAAGCGCTTGGTGTCGTTACGATTTTTAGAGTGTTTGTTATTGATAGTCACGCTTTACAGAGAAGTATCGATCTCATTCAACGTATCGAGCCAGATTATGTTGAAGTCTTACCCGGTATCGCAGATAAAGTGATACAAGAAATACATGAGAAAACAGGTACTACGGTAATAGCGGGAGGCTTGATTAACACAGAGGAAGAAATTGAAAACGCCATTAATAGTGGTGCTGCCTATGTGACAACAAGTGACGCATCATTATGGTAA